Part of the Sporosarcina sp. FSL K6-2383 genome is shown below.
AATCGGTCCTGCAATCACATCTAACAAGGTACGGTCTGATTCCTCGTCAAATACCGGCTTGTCTAATGATACCGATGTATTGAGCGGAATATGCTTTTGCCTCGTCGCTGTTTTAATAGCTGTAATGATTTGCCGCGTGATGCACAGTTCCGCAAACGCCTTGAATGAACTTAATCGATCCTCTTTAAAATCCCGAATCGCTTTGTATAGACCAATCATACCTTCCTGAATGATATCTTCCCGGTCTCCACCAATCAGAAAATATGAGCGCGCTTTCAATCTAACAAATGATTGGTACTTTGTAATAAGAAAATCGAGTGCATCCGTGTTCCCCTCGTGGATGATTGCAATGATTTCTCCGTCTGATAACCCTGTGAAATCCGATATGCCACCTTCAACGTATGTTCTCTCCACCAACTGGATCACCCCGGTTCGCTATCACTATTATTCTACAAGTATACCGTATAGTTTTTTTTTGCGTCAACCGTTCACTGTTTTCCTCGTCGCCACTTTTCAAATATTTCTGCAACTTCATCTGTTAAAGGGATCTTCGAAATAGGCCTTTGCTCTTGGAATTCCTTCACTTTCCCCGTAATTATTTTATCGATTTCATCCATTTCAATTTCTAATTCTCTGGATGATTTACGAAGTGCTCCTTGCGCAAAAATAACCCACTGCTCCGTTAAATCGGATGTCGCTACATGAATTTGTATACGCCGCCCACCTAATTCAGAAACCAGCTTTTCGATCCTCTCGTCAGCAGTCTCCTTTTTCCTCGTGAACACAACCTCTACATCGTGATGCCGCTTCTTTTTTTCCACACCAGGGACAAGATGCGCGTCAAAAACGATAATGACACGCCATCCTGTATGTGCCTTGTATTCTGCCATTCTCTCGATGAGGCGATCACGAGCATCCGCCAACCGTTTTTCCTTCAGCTTACGCAGCTCCTGCCATGCACCGATGACATTATAGCCATCAACAAGAAGTACATCCTTTTTCATCTTCCAGACTGATGCGGTTGGCGTTTGCGTAACACTTCATACATCAAGAGCGAGGCTGCAACAGATGCGTTCAATGACGTCACATGCCCTACCATCGGCAAATGATAAAGGAAGTCACATTTCTCCTTCAATATACGCGACATCCCTTTACCTTCACTGCCAATAATAATCGCAAGTGGTAAAGTTGCATCCATCAACCTGTAATCAACCGATTTAGCTGCATCCGTCCCTGCAATCCAAACACCACGCTTTTTCAATTCTTCTACTGTCTGCGAAAGATTATTCACACGAACGACAGGGATATGTTCAATCGCACCCGTTGACGCCTTCGCCACAACTCCTGTTAAACCAACCGAACGACGCTTCGGGATAATAATCCCATGTGCACCTGACGCATCCGCTGTCCGTAGGATAGACCCTAAGTTATGAGGGTCTTCAAGTTCATCAAGGATAATAAAGAACGGGTCTTCTCCGCGCTCTTTTGCAACTTCGAAAAGATCTTCGAGCTCTGCGTATTCATAAGCCGCAACCGACGCGATAATCCCCTGGTGGTTCATATCTAACATGCCGTCCAATTTTTGCTTCGGCACAGCTTGAACGATAACCCCCGCCTCTTTTGCCAGCGACAGAATTTCCCCAATACTTTTTTTATTAAGTCCCTCAGCAATCCAAATTTTGTTCAATTCTCTACCCGAGCGTAATGCTTCGACAATCGGGTTTTTCCCACCAATCAATTCTGCTTCCATTTCCGTCATAATTTCGCCTCCTCCTTCATTTTTTCAATAAACGTAATGGTTTCATCTATAAATTCCGCTACCCGCTCAGTTCTACCTAATAAATAGAGCCAGCCAATGACTGCTTCAAATCCCGAGCTGTAATTATACGTCACGACATCAGTATTTTTAGGCACTGAACCGGACTTGGCGTTACGCCCCCGTCTCATGACCGCTTCCTCTTCCTCTGTCATAAATCCGGATTGTTGCATCATTTTCACAACCGCCGCCTGTGATTTTGCAGACACATAGCTCGTTGCTTCTTTATGTAACA
Proteins encoded:
- a CDS encoding NYN domain-containing protein translates to MKKDVLLVDGYNVIGAWQELRKLKEKRLADARDRLIERMAEYKAHTGWRVIIVFDAHLVPGVEKKKRHHDVEVVFTRKKETADERIEKLVSELGGRRIQIHVATSDLTEQWVIFAQGALRKSSRELEIEMDEIDKIITGKVKEFQEQRPISKIPLTDEVAEIFEKWRRGKQ
- the sigH gene encoding RNA polymerase sporulation sigma factor SigH; translated protein: MERTYVEGGISDFTGLSDGEIIAIIHEGNTDALDFLITKYQSFVRLKARSYFLIGGDREDIIQEGMIGLYKAIRDFKEDRLSSFKAFAELCITRQIITAIKTATRQKHIPLNTSVSLDKPVFDEESDRTLLDVIAGPILDDPEGLMIHKEDFIQMEEEMNKVLSGLEKQVLALYLDGQSYQEISEELNRQVKSVDNALQRIKRKLERYMQVDAVR
- a CDS encoding Mini-ribonuclease 3, with protein sequence MYNLRDIDVKQLNALALAYMGDAVYEQAVREHLLRSGRVKPNVLHKEATSYVSAKSQAAVVKMMQQSGFMTEEEEAVMRRGRNAKSGSVPKNTDVVTYNYSSGFEAVIGWLYLLGRTERVAEFIDETITFIEKMKEEAKL
- the rlmB gene encoding 23S rRNA (guanosine(2251)-2'-O)-methyltransferase RlmB encodes the protein MTEMEAELIGGKNPIVEALRSGRELNKIWIAEGLNKKSIGEILSLAKEAGVIVQAVPKQKLDGMLDMNHQGIIASVAAYEYAELEDLFEVAKERGEDPFFIILDELEDPHNLGSILRTADASGAHGIIIPKRRSVGLTGVVAKASTGAIEHIPVVRVNNLSQTVEELKKRGVWIAGTDAAKSVDYRLMDATLPLAIIIGSEGKGMSRILKEKCDFLYHLPMVGHVTSLNASVAASLLMYEVLRKRQPHQSGR